From the genome of Methylocystis bryophila, one region includes:
- the hisF gene encoding imidazole glycerol phosphate synthase subunit HisF, producing the protein MLKTRVIPCLDVKDGRVVKGVNFVNLRDAGDPVECAKAYDAAGADELCFLDITASHEDRGILLDVVQRTAEACFMPLTVGGGVRTLDDIRTLLLAGADKVSINSAAVANRQFVREAAEKFGSQCIVVAIDAKRVGEGRWEIFTHGGRRPTGIDAVEYAKEVAALGAGEILLTSMDRDGAKSGFDLALTRAVADAVTIPVIASGGVGALDHLVEGVRQGHASAVLAASIFHFGEFTIGQAKRHMAQAGLAMRLDGVDAP; encoded by the coding sequence ATGCTCAAGACCCGTGTCATCCCCTGTCTCGACGTGAAGGACGGCCGCGTCGTGAAGGGCGTCAATTTCGTCAATCTGCGCGATGCGGGCGATCCCGTCGAATGCGCCAAGGCTTATGACGCGGCCGGGGCCGATGAGCTGTGCTTTCTCGACATCACCGCCAGCCACGAAGATCGCGGCATATTGCTCGACGTGGTTCAACGCACGGCGGAAGCTTGTTTCATGCCGCTCACGGTCGGCGGCGGCGTGCGCACGCTCGACGACATTCGCACGCTGCTCCTCGCCGGCGCCGACAAGGTCTCGATCAATTCGGCCGCCGTGGCCAACCGACAATTCGTGCGTGAGGCGGCCGAAAAATTCGGATCTCAGTGCATCGTCGTCGCGATAGACGCGAAGCGCGTCGGCGAAGGCCGATGGGAGATCTTCACCCATGGGGGCCGGCGCCCGACCGGAATCGACGCCGTCGAATACGCAAAAGAAGTCGCGGCGCTCGGCGCCGGCGAAATCCTTTTGACCTCGATGGACCGCGACGGCGCGAAAAGCGGCTTCGACCTCGCCTTGACGCGAGCGGTCGCCGACGCGGTGACGATCCCGGTGATCGCCTCGGGCGGCGTGGGCGCCCTCGACCATCTCGTCGAGGGCGTGCGGCAGGGCCACGCCAGCGCCGTGCTCGCAGCCTCGATCTTTCACTTTGGCGAATTCACCATCGGCCAGGCGAAGCGCCACATGGCGCAGGCTGGGCTCGCTATGCGTCTCGACGGAGTGGACGCGCCATGA
- a CDS encoding outer membrane protein codes for MKKLAAISAIALAMGMGSALAADLPSRKAPPVYVPPPPMLTWNGFYAGLNIGGGWNANNPRNEGSAYWDPNYTFGGPGVLPNAATSSNLFFLPNGNQTGNAGGVIGGLQVGYNFQFNPSIVVGVETDFQGSSLGGNGPGNYSIYPSPFVNPTSGALNDVLVPVAAINGGRLGLDYIGTVRGRAGWLFTPTLLVYGTAGFAYGGVSAWGQSNIRTGWTAGGGLEWMFAPNWSAKVEYLYADLSSGGQNGGFGWNWGYRFHPQVNIVRAGVNYHFNWAAPAPVLAKY; via the coding sequence ATGAAAAAGCTTGCCGCTATTTCCGCCATCGCTCTGGCGATGGGCATGGGCTCGGCGCTCGCCGCCGATCTCCCCTCTCGCAAGGCTCCGCCGGTCTATGTGCCGCCGCCGCCCATGCTGACCTGGAACGGGTTCTACGCCGGTCTGAACATCGGCGGCGGATGGAACGCCAACAACCCGCGCAACGAGGGCTCGGCCTATTGGGATCCGAACTACACCTTCGGCGGCCCCGGCGTCCTGCCGAACGCAGCCACCTCCTCGAACCTGTTCTTCCTGCCTAACGGCAATCAGACGGGCAATGCGGGCGGCGTCATCGGCGGCCTGCAGGTCGGCTATAACTTCCAGTTCAACCCGTCGATCGTGGTCGGCGTCGAGACCGACTTCCAGGGCTCGAGCCTCGGCGGCAACGGCCCGGGTAACTACTCGATCTACCCGTCGCCTTTCGTCAACCCCACCAGCGGCGCGCTCAACGACGTTCTGGTCCCGGTCGCGGCGATCAACGGCGGCCGCCTCGGCCTCGACTACATCGGCACGGTGCGCGGCCGCGCCGGCTGGCTGTTCACGCCCACTCTGCTCGTCTATGGCACGGCGGGCTTCGCTTATGGCGGCGTGAGCGCCTGGGGCCAGAGCAACATCCGCACCGGCTGGACCGCCGGCGGCGGCCTCGAGTGGATGTTCGCGCCGAACTGGTCGGCCAAGGTCGAGTATCTCTATGCCGACCTCAGCAGCGGCGGACAGAACGGCGGCTTTGGCTGGAACTGGGGCTATCGCTTCCACCCGCAGGTCAACATCGTCCGCGCCGGTGTGAACTATCACTTCAACTGGGCGGCCCCCGCTCCGGTTCTCGCCAAATACTGA
- the hisB gene encoding imidazoleglycerol-phosphate dehydratase HisB, with protein MRASAIERNTSETKISVSLDLDGLGAARISTGVGFFDHMLDQIARHAPLDLEVAARGDLHIDAHHTVEDVGITFGQAADKALGERKGIARYGDAHVPLDEALTRVVVDVSGRPYLVYGLKFPSQKIGEFDTELVREFFQAVAVHAGIGLHIESLAGANSHHVAESAFKGFARAFGKAVALDPRRLGVPSTKGALTK; from the coding sequence ATGCGCGCCAGCGCGATCGAGCGCAACACCTCCGAGACGAAAATCTCCGTCTCGCTCGACCTGGACGGATTGGGCGCGGCGCGGATTTCCACGGGCGTCGGCTTTTTCGACCACATGCTCGACCAGATCGCCCGGCATGCGCCTCTCGATCTCGAAGTCGCCGCCAGGGGCGATCTCCATATCGACGCACATCACACAGTCGAGGACGTGGGCATCACTTTCGGCCAGGCGGCCGACAAGGCGCTCGGCGAACGCAAGGGCATCGCGCGTTACGGGGACGCCCATGTGCCGCTCGACGAGGCGTTGACGCGCGTCGTCGTGGACGTTTCGGGCCGGCCCTATCTCGTTTACGGCCTGAAATTCCCCAGTCAGAAGATCGGCGAATTCGACACCGAGCTCGTGCGCGAGTTCTTTCAGGCGGTTGCGGTCCACGCGGGCATAGGCTTGCACATCGAAAGCCTCGCCGGCGCTAACAGCCATCACGTCGCCGAGAGCGCCTTCAAGGGATTCGCGCGCGCCTTCGGCAAGGCCGTGGCGCTCGACCCTCGCCGCTTGGGCGTTCCTTCAACGAAGGGCGCCCTGACGAAGTGA
- a CDS encoding exosortase/archaeosortase family protein — protein MPSESDVNASSLRGFPAWMERVFAHGGYPFLLGCACLMDLRRVLAVAVAKSQEGGLFQILDDVNFLVFAQWFCLIEIARRIDWSEVRATRLERFAGLALALYAGLLVTPQSHIFTAILGVWIAVKVGLSARQAWALSIPLALVSIQDVPSKEFAGYSLSALVVPIDVLGARSLLSLAGYALQPMSGSVIRIVNEVHGVRVIPSCATAGPAFEALAAYSVFASWLRAAMGRRVVICGLVLLLGITLINWARLALTTLSHDSYVFWHDGNGRAMIGLCYLALAFLMAEVAARVKAGPPPASKHATAAR, from the coding sequence ATGCCAAGCGAATCCGACGTCAACGCCTCTTCGCTGCGCGGCTTTCCGGCTTGGATGGAACGCGTCTTCGCGCATGGCGGCTATCCCTTCCTCCTCGGTTGCGCCTGCCTCATGGATCTGCGGCGCGTCCTCGCGGTCGCCGTGGCGAAGAGCCAAGAAGGCGGGCTCTTCCAAATTCTCGATGATGTCAATTTTCTCGTTTTCGCCCAGTGGTTCTGCCTGATCGAAATTGCAAGGCGCATCGATTGGTCGGAGGTTCGCGCGACGAGGCTCGAGCGCTTCGCGGGCTTGGCGCTCGCCCTCTATGCTGGCCTCCTCGTGACGCCGCAATCGCACATCTTCACCGCGATTTTGGGTGTCTGGATCGCAGTCAAGGTCGGCCTGAGCGCGCGGCAGGCATGGGCGCTCTCGATCCCCCTCGCCCTCGTCAGCATCCAGGACGTGCCGAGCAAGGAGTTTGCGGGCTATTCGCTCTCGGCCTTGGTCGTGCCGATCGATGTGCTTGGCGCACGCAGTCTGTTGAGCTTGGCGGGCTACGCGCTGCAGCCCATGAGCGGCTCCGTAATTCGGATCGTAAACGAGGTCCATGGCGTCAGAGTGATCCCGTCCTGCGCGACGGCCGGGCCGGCCTTCGAAGCGCTCGCCGCCTATAGCGTCTTCGCTTCCTGGCTGCGCGCCGCCATGGGCAGACGGGTCGTGATCTGCGGCCTCGTGCTGCTGCTGGGCATCACGCTCATCAATTGGGCGCGGCTCGCCCTCACGACGCTCTCTCACGACAGCTACGTCTTTTGGCACGACGGCAACGGCAGAGCGATGATCGGCTTGTGCTATCTGGCGCTCGCCTTCCTGATGGCCGAGGTGGCGGCGAGAGTGAAGGCGGGCCCCCCGCCCGCTTCGAAACATGCGACAGCAGCCCGGTAA
- the hisH gene encoding imidazole glycerol phosphate synthase subunit HisH encodes MTTAIIDYGSGNLHSAVKAFERAAREAGLDETIRITDDPEIVRQADRLVLPGVGAFADCRAGLARIPGLIDALSESARARGRPFLGICVGMQLLATRGLEHGETQGFNWIEGEVDAIRPDGPALKIPHMGWNTLELTRAHPLFSGTETGERGLHAYFVHSYYFRAARAEDVLATASYGGPVTAAVARDNLVGVQFHPEKSQRLGLAIIANFLRWRP; translated from the coding sequence TTGACGACAGCAATCATCGACTATGGCTCGGGCAATCTGCACTCCGCGGTGAAGGCCTTCGAGCGGGCCGCGCGCGAGGCGGGGCTCGACGAGACGATTCGCATCACGGACGATCCCGAGATCGTGCGCCAAGCGGATCGCCTCGTGCTGCCGGGCGTCGGCGCCTTCGCCGATTGCCGCGCCGGATTGGCGCGCATCCCTGGACTGATCGACGCGCTGAGCGAATCGGCGCGCGCGCGCGGCCGCCCTTTCCTCGGCATTTGCGTCGGCATGCAGCTTTTGGCGACGCGCGGCCTCGAGCACGGCGAGACTCAGGGATTCAATTGGATCGAGGGCGAGGTCGACGCGATCCGGCCCGACGGCCCTGCGCTCAAAATCCCGCACATGGGGTGGAACACGCTCGAGCTGACGCGCGCTCATCCACTCTTTTCAGGGACGGAGACGGGGGAAAGAGGCCTTCACGCCTATTTCGTCCACTCCTACTACTTTCGCGCCGCGCGCGCGGAGGACGTGCTGGCGACGGCTTCCTATGGAGGACCGGTCACAGCCGCGGTGGCCAGAGACAATCTGGTCGGCGTCCAGTTCCATCCCGAGAAGAGCCAGAGGCTCGGACTCGCAATCATCGCCAATTTTCTGAGGTGGCGCCCGTGA
- a CDS encoding phosphoribosyl-ATP diphosphatase, with protein sequence MSFSLDDLARIIRTRREATEEASYTKSLFVAGTPRIAKKFGEEAVETVIAALGEDKQALAGEIADVLYHLLVLMEAREIALTDVLAELERRTGQSGLAEKAARGKPS encoded by the coding sequence ATGAGCTTCTCGCTGGACGATCTCGCAAGAATCATCCGCACGCGCCGGGAAGCCACGGAGGAGGCCTCCTACACGAAAAGCTTGTTTGTGGCGGGGACTCCGCGCATCGCCAAGAAGTTCGGCGAAGAGGCGGTCGAGACCGTCATCGCCGCGCTCGGTGAGGACAAGCAGGCGCTGGCTGGCGAGATCGCCGACGTCCTCTATCATTTGCTCGTGCTGATGGAGGCGCGCGAGATCGCGCTGACCGACGTGCTCGCGGAGTTGGAGCGGCGCACCGGACAATCGGGCCTTGCCGAGAAAGCGGCGCGGGGGAAACCGTCATGA
- the coaA gene encoding type I pantothenate kinase has translation MSLDEDVVRPSGEKEIASPYRRFSRAEWARLRADTPLTLTADDLARLKSLNDPISLEEVIEIYLPLSRLLALYVAATQGLFKATQRFLDAEDGKVPYIIGVAGSVAVGKSTTARVLKALLSRWPNTPKVELVTTDGFLLKNRELEAAGLMERKGFPESYDNRALLRFLSDVKAGRSHVKAPVYSHLIYDVVEGERLVFDRPDILIVEGVNVLLAPRPTRDGRERQFVSDFFDFSVYLHADEDLLEEWYVERFQRLRHTAFRDPRSYFRAYAALDEKQADAVARDIWRRINLENLRQNIAPTRPRASLILTKGPDHRVAEVALRKL, from the coding sequence ATGAGCCTCGACGAAGACGTCGTCCGCCCAAGCGGAGAAAAGGAGATCGCCTCTCCCTATCGCCGTTTCTCGCGCGCCGAGTGGGCGCGGCTGCGCGCCGACACGCCGCTCACCTTGACGGCGGACGATCTCGCGCGGCTCAAATCCTTGAACGACCCGATCTCGCTCGAGGAAGTGATCGAGATTTATCTGCCGCTCTCGCGCTTGCTTGCGCTCTATGTTGCGGCCACGCAAGGCCTGTTCAAGGCGACACAACGGTTTTTGGACGCCGAGGACGGCAAGGTTCCCTACATCATCGGCGTCGCGGGCTCGGTCGCCGTGGGAAAATCGACGACGGCGCGCGTGCTCAAGGCGCTGCTGTCACGCTGGCCGAACACGCCGAAGGTCGAGCTCGTGACGACGGACGGCTTTCTTCTCAAGAACCGCGAGCTCGAAGCCGCGGGGCTGATGGAGAGAAAAGGATTTCCGGAAAGCTACGACAATCGTGCGCTCCTTCGCTTCCTCTCCGATGTGAAGGCGGGGCGCTCCCATGTCAAAGCGCCGGTCTACTCGCATCTCATCTATGATGTCGTGGAAGGAGAGCGCCTCGTCTTCGACAGGCCCGACATTCTGATTGTCGAAGGCGTCAATGTGCTGCTGGCGCCGCGTCCGACGCGCGACGGGCGCGAACGGCAATTCGTCTCCGACTTCTTCGATTTCTCCGTCTATCTGCACGCCGACGAGGATTTGCTCGAAGAATGGTACGTCGAGCGTTTTCAACGCCTGCGCCACACGGCTTTTCGCGATCCGCGCTCCTATTTCCGCGCCTATGCCGCGCTCGACGAGAAACAAGCCGACGCCGTCGCAAGAGATATCTGGCGCCGCATCAATCTCGAGAATCTTCGCCAGAACATCGCGCCGACACGCCCACGCGCAAGCCTGATCTTGACCAAGGGCCCGGACCATCGCGTCGCCGAGGTGGCGCTGAGAAAGCTCTGA
- a CDS encoding DUF2628 domain-containing protein — protein sequence MATYVVMTPAGEREASEAVVFLRDGFSIAAFIFGPFWLFWNRAYLAGGLWLALVSSLALGGTRLGLRPEATALINFALSLALGFEGVRLLIWTLERRGFRENGLVACDNAQEAEEVYFHTGRAAYTASPSCGREEP from the coding sequence ATGGCGACCTATGTTGTGATGACGCCCGCGGGCGAGCGCGAAGCCTCGGAGGCAGTTGTGTTTCTTCGCGACGGCTTCTCCATCGCCGCCTTTATCTTCGGGCCCTTCTGGCTGTTTTGGAATCGCGCCTATCTTGCGGGGGGGCTTTGGCTCGCCTTGGTTTCGTCGCTCGCCCTCGGCGGAACCCGCCTTGGCCTGCGGCCCGAGGCGACGGCGCTGATAAATTTTGCGCTTTCGCTCGCGCTTGGCTTCGAGGGCGTCCGCCTTCTGATCTGGACGCTCGAGCGGCGAGGCTTTCGCGAAAACGGACTCGTAGCATGCGACAACGCGCAGGAGGCGGAGGAAGTGTACTTCCACACCGGGCGCGCCGCCTATACCGCCTCGCCGTCTTGCGGTAGGGAAGAACCTTGA
- the hisA gene encoding 1-(5-phosphoribosyl)-5-[(5-phosphoribosylamino)methylideneamino]imidazole-4-carboxamide isomerase, giving the protein MAPVILYPAIDLKQGQCVRLAQGDMARATVFNNDPGEQARIFEAKGFECVHIVDLDGAFAGHARNSEAVELILSSIQIPAQLGGGIRDMNAVAYWLDRGVTRVILGTAAVKNPSFVREAARHYPGRVAVGIDARDGMVAVEGWAKTTTMSALDLGKSFEDAGVAAIVYTDIARDGLLQGLNMEATLALAEKVAIPVIASGGLASLDDVRRLLQPDCANLAGAIAGRALYDGRLDAAAALQMIRAARGANPADA; this is encoded by the coding sequence GTGGCGCCCGTGATCCTTTATCCCGCGATCGACTTGAAGCAGGGCCAATGCGTGCGGCTCGCCCAGGGCGACATGGCGCGCGCGACCGTGTTCAACAACGATCCGGGCGAGCAGGCGCGCATCTTCGAGGCGAAGGGCTTCGAATGTGTGCACATCGTCGATCTCGACGGGGCCTTCGCCGGCCATGCGCGCAATAGCGAGGCCGTGGAGCTTATCTTGTCCTCGATCCAGATCCCGGCGCAGCTGGGCGGCGGGATTCGCGACATGAACGCCGTCGCCTACTGGCTCGATCGCGGCGTGACTCGAGTCATATTGGGAACCGCGGCCGTCAAGAATCCGAGCTTCGTGCGCGAGGCGGCGCGTCATTATCCGGGGCGAGTCGCCGTCGGCATCGACGCCCGAGACGGCATGGTCGCGGTGGAAGGCTGGGCCAAGACGACGACGATGTCGGCGCTCGACCTCGGCAAGAGCTTCGAGGACGCGGGCGTGGCGGCGATCGTTTACACCGACATCGCGCGCGACGGTCTGCTGCAGGGCCTGAATATGGAAGCGACGCTGGCGCTCGCCGAAAAAGTGGCGATCCCGGTCATCGCGTCAGGCGGCCTGGCCTCGCTCGACGATGTGCGGCGGCTGCTGCAACCCGATTGCGCCAACCTCGCCGGCGCGATCGCCGGCCGCGCGCTTTACGACGGACGGCTCGACGCCGCGGCCGCGCTGCAGATGATTCGCGCAGCCCGCGGCGCAAATCCGGCGGACGCCTGA
- a CDS encoding GtrA family protein, which produces MMSTQFVRFLGTGGVAAAVNLGTRYLLSNVMSFEMAVVIAYLFGMTTAYVLARLLVFQSSGRSVASEFQRFAIINLFALVLVWVISVGLARYLFPAIHFTWRSEDVAHFIGVAAPAVTSYFGHRFYTFAQV; this is translated from the coding sequence ATGATGTCCACCCAATTCGTCCGCTTTCTTGGAACCGGAGGGGTCGCGGCCGCCGTCAATTTGGGGACCCGTTATTTGCTCAGCAATGTCATGTCCTTCGAGATGGCGGTCGTGATCGCCTATCTCTTCGGAATGACGACGGCCTATGTCCTGGCTCGTCTCCTGGTCTTTCAAAGTTCTGGGCGCTCCGTCGCGAGCGAATTTCAACGCTTCGCGATCATCAACCTTTTCGCCTTGGTCTTGGTTTGGGTGATATCGGTGGGGCTCGCGCGCTACCTGTTTCCGGCGATCCATTTCACTTGGCGTTCCGAGGACGTCGCCCACTTTATCGGGGTCGCCGCGCCCGCGGTCACCAGCTATTTTGGCCACCGATTCTACACGTTCGCACAAGTATAG
- a CDS encoding NAD(P)/FAD-dependent oxidoreductase: MAKVAVIGAGAMGLAAAYHAAKAGHCVTVYEADKVAGGMAAHFDFDGLSIERYYHFVCKSDHATAELMDELGIGDKMRWVATKMGFHFRGRLYDWGNPFALLAFPHMSFAEKLRYGLMMFLATKRRAAGSLENISTKEWIQAWCGPRVYDALWRPLFDLKFYGLAENISAAWLWTRLKRVGTSRRSLLQEELGYIDGGSETLVRALVEAIQARGGALRLGARVDEVVVENGRVIGVRLGGDLSSCDAVISTVPTPLVSKLIPALPQELKDSYQAIKNIGVVCLIFKLARSVTPNFWVNVSDPSIKIPGFVEFSNLRALENVIVYVPYYTPIDTPVWSKSNQELLDEAFGYLKKINPSLSDADRIAATAGRLLHAQPVCPPGFGARIPKIETPIVGLQVADTCFYYPEDRGISESVRIGKEMAEAVGGPALGGAKP; the protein is encoded by the coding sequence ATGGCCAAGGTCGCAGTGATCGGCGCCGGCGCGATGGGGCTTGCCGCCGCGTATCACGCCGCGAAGGCGGGGCATTGTGTGACGGTCTATGAGGCTGACAAGGTCGCCGGAGGGATGGCGGCGCATTTCGATTTCGACGGCCTTTCGATCGAACGCTACTATCATTTCGTTTGCAAATCGGACCACGCGACCGCGGAGCTCATGGATGAGCTTGGCATCGGCGACAAGATGCGCTGGGTGGCGACGAAGATGGGCTTCCATTTTCGCGGACGACTCTACGATTGGGGAAACCCCTTCGCGCTTTTGGCCTTCCCGCACATGAGCTTCGCCGAGAAGCTGCGCTACGGTTTGATGATGTTCCTGGCCACCAAGCGGAGGGCGGCAGGCTCGCTCGAGAACATCTCCACGAAAGAGTGGATCCAAGCGTGGTGCGGACCGCGGGTTTACGACGCCTTGTGGCGACCCTTGTTCGATTTGAAGTTCTACGGGCTCGCGGAAAATATCTCCGCCGCATGGTTATGGACCCGGCTCAAGCGGGTCGGCACGTCGCGTCGCTCGCTGCTGCAGGAGGAGCTGGGCTACATTGACGGCGGCTCGGAGACGCTGGTGCGCGCCCTGGTGGAGGCGATCCAAGCGCGGGGCGGCGCGCTTCGTCTCGGCGCGCGCGTTGACGAGGTCGTCGTAGAAAATGGACGCGTGATCGGCGTGCGCCTGGGCGGCGACCTCTCGTCTTGCGACGCGGTGATCTCGACGGTCCCGACTCCGCTCGTCTCGAAATTGATCCCGGCTCTGCCGCAAGAGCTGAAGGACTCCTACCAGGCCATCAAAAACATCGGCGTCGTCTGCCTGATCTTCAAGCTCGCGAGGTCCGTCACACCCAACTTCTGGGTCAACGTGTCCGACCCTTCGATAAAAATCCCTGGCTTCGTCGAATTCTCCAATTTGCGAGCGCTCGAGAATGTCATCGTCTATGTTCCCTACTACACGCCGATCGACACGCCCGTCTGGAGCAAAAGCAATCAGGAGCTGCTGGACGAGGCTTTCGGCTACTTGAAGAAGATCAACCCGTCGCTGAGCGACGCGGACCGGATCGCCGCGACCGCGGGTCGTCTGCTGCACGCGCAGCCGGTCTGCCCGCCTGGCTTCGGCGCGAGGATCCCGAAGATTGAGACGCCGATCGTCGGCTTGCAGGTCGCCGACACCTGTTTTTACTACCCGGAAGATCGCGGGATTTCCGAGAGCGTCCGCATCGGAAAAGAGATGGCGGAGGCCGTCGGCGGTCCGGCTTTAGGGGGCGCAAAACCATGA